From the Gramella sp. Hel_I_59 genome, one window contains:
- the truA gene encoding tRNA pseudouridine(38-40) synthase TruA, giving the protein MFRKRFFYFIKVQYLGYRLHGWQKQPDVKTIEGLITKTFGWIMPDAKYKILGTSRTDAMVSAEESAFELFLDHEPLEDLQEFLKLLNKNLPQDIRALSIEEVDDKFNIIQDSKTKEYAYLFSVGDKFHPFCAPFMANFQEDLDIEKMKEAAKLYQGRHNFKNYCVRVSEKSTFEREMLRSELVENTLYTANFFPENSYIFHIHASGFLRHQVRLMMGTLIQVGRGELSLDQIEESLRPDTPHLQMDFIAPASGLILRKLEFD; this is encoded by the coding sequence TTGTTCAGGAAAAGATTCTTCTATTTTATCAAAGTTCAGTATTTAGGCTATCGTTTACATGGGTGGCAAAAACAGCCTGATGTGAAAACTATTGAAGGATTGATTACTAAAACATTTGGATGGATCATGCCAGACGCCAAATATAAAATTCTTGGAACCAGTCGTACAGATGCCATGGTGTCTGCGGAGGAGTCGGCTTTTGAATTGTTTCTTGATCATGAACCGCTGGAAGATCTACAGGAATTCCTTAAACTATTGAATAAAAATCTACCACAGGATATTCGTGCTTTGAGTATTGAAGAAGTAGATGATAAATTCAATATCATACAGGATTCGAAAACTAAGGAGTACGCCTATTTGTTTAGCGTTGGTGACAAGTTCCATCCATTTTGTGCACCCTTTATGGCGAATTTTCAGGAAGACCTCGACATTGAAAAAATGAAAGAAGCCGCTAAGCTTTATCAAGGCAGGCATAACTTTAAGAACTACTGCGTAAGGGTATCTGAAAAAAGCACTTTTGAGCGTGAGATGTTGAGATCTGAACTTGTTGAGAATACTCTTTATACTGCAAATTTTTTCCCTGAAAATTCCTATATCTTTCATATTCATGCATCAGGTTTTTTACGCCACCAGGTTCGCTTAATGATGGGAACGCTTATTCAGGTAGGACGCGGAGAATTAAGTCTTGATCAAATTGAAGAAAGCTTAAGACCAGATACCCCGCACTTGCAAATGGACTTTATCGCTCCGGCATCTGGATTGATCCTGAGAAAACTGGAATTCGACTAG